The Desulfovibrio legallii genome window below encodes:
- a CDS encoding septal ring lytic transglycosylase RlpA family protein: MKKKPSSAVRLWALCALTALLCCALLAGCGGRSSWRKGGVRGTKPYTVRGKTYYPLKSAHGFVEEGVASWYGPGFHGRTTANGERYNQYAMTAAHKLLPLGTQVRVTHLGNGRSVIVRINDRGPFVGDRVIDLSRAAASRLQILGPGTGRVRVQSLGGVDRMRDDGDLAGDFYVQVGAFAQRANADALISILSRAGHRGRLVYGSNSLWNVQVGPWPDTFIAQQKLAAFRALYPSAFVVGD; encoded by the coding sequence CTGAAAAAGAAACCTTCATCGGCCGTCCGCCTTTGGGCCTTGTGCGCCCTGACGGCGTTGCTCTGCTGCGCCCTGCTGGCCGGCTGCGGGGGCCGCTCCTCCTGGCGCAAGGGCGGCGTGCGGGGCACCAAGCCCTATACCGTGCGCGGCAAAACCTATTATCCCCTCAAATCCGCCCACGGTTTTGTGGAAGAAGGCGTGGCCTCCTGGTACGGCCCCGGCTTTCACGGACGCACCACCGCCAACGGCGAGCGCTACAACCAGTATGCCATGACTGCGGCCCACAAGCTGCTGCCCCTGGGCACGCAGGTGCGCGTTACCCACCTGGGCAACGGACGCAGCGTTATCGTGCGCATCAATGACCGCGGCCCTTTTGTGGGCGACAGAGTTATTGATCTTTCCCGCGCGGCGGCCAGCCGCCTGCAGATCCTCGGCCCAGGCACCGGCCGCGTGCGCGTGCAGAGCCTGGGCGGCGTGGACCGCATGCGCGACGACGGCGATCTGGCCGGGGATTTTTATGTCCAGGTGGGGGCCTTTGCCCAACGCGCCAATGCCGACGCGCTGATCAGCATTCTGAGCCGTGCCGGGCACCGCGGCCGCCTGGTCTATGGCAGCAACAGCCTCTGGAACGTTCAGGTGGGCCCCTGGCCGGACACCTTTATCGCCCAGCAGAAGCTCGCGGCCTTCCGCGCGCTGTATCCCAGCGCCTTTGTGGTGGGAGATTAA
- the amrA gene encoding AmmeMemoRadiSam system protein A: MPLSFSLTPADKTFLGRQARTAIEAGLAGVYSSTPPAPPQGLPDDVLARSLGAFVTLTINHGLRGCIGNIIGHEALYATVWHMAAAAAFQDPRFPPLTAPEWPQTHLEISVLDEPTLCPDPQAVQVGRHGLVLQYNGHSGVFLPQVPVEQGWDRAAYLENLCRKAGLPPDSWRKPGARLFWYEALVFPVPDAAA, from the coding sequence ATGCCCCTCTCCTTCAGCCTTACCCCTGCGGACAAAACATTTCTGGGCCGCCAGGCCCGCACCGCCATTGAGGCCGGGCTGGCAGGCGTTTATTCCTCCACGCCGCCCGCGCCGCCGCAAGGCCTGCCCGACGACGTTCTGGCCCGCAGCCTGGGGGCTTTTGTCACCCTCACCATCAACCACGGCTTGCGCGGCTGCATCGGCAATATCATCGGGCACGAAGCCCTCTACGCCACTGTCTGGCACATGGCCGCCGCAGCGGCGTTTCAGGATCCGCGCTTTCCGCCCCTCACCGCCCCGGAATGGCCCCAAACCCACCTGGAAATCTCTGTTCTGGATGAACCAACCCTCTGCCCCGACCCGCAGGCCGTGCAGGTAGGCCGCCACGGCCTCGTGCTCCAGTACAACGGTCACAGTGGCGTGTTCCTGCCGCAAGTGCCCGTGGAACAAGGCTGGGATCGCGCCGCCTATCTGGAAAATCTCTGCCGCAAGGCTGGCCTGCCCCCGGACTCCTGGCGCAAACCCGGCGCGCGCCTTTTCTGGTATGAAGCCCTGGTCTTTCCCGTGCCGGACGCGGCAGCGTGA
- the dsrA gene encoding dissimilatory-type sulfite reductase subunit alpha: MAKHATPLLDQLESGPWPSFVSDIKQEAAYRAKNPKGLDYQIPADCPEDLLGVLELSYNEKETHWKHGGIVGVFGYGGGVIGRYCDQPQMFPGVAHFHTMRVAQPSGKYYHSKFLRDLCDIWDLRGSGLTNMHGSTGDIVLLGTQTPQLEEVFHELTHKMHVDLGGSGSNLRTPEACLGMSRCEYACYNTQDMCYQLTIDYQDELHRPAFPYKFKFKFDGCPNGCVCAMARSDFAVVGTWKDDIKIDQEAVKAYVAGEFSPNAGAHAGRDWGKFDIQKEVVDLCPSKCMKWDGSKLSIKTADCVRCMHCINTMPRALHIGDERGASILVGAKAPVVDGAQMGSLLVPFISCEAPYDDVKEVIEKIWDWWMEEGKNRERVGETMKRLSFQKLLEVTDTPAAAYHVKEPRSNPYIFFKEEEVPGGWKRDLAAYRKRHQR, from the coding sequence ATGGCGAAACATGCAACCCCCCTGTTGGACCAGCTGGAAAGCGGCCCCTGGCCGAGCTTTGTGTCCGACATCAAACAGGAAGCGGCCTATCGGGCCAAGAATCCCAAGGGACTGGACTACCAGATCCCCGCGGACTGCCCCGAAGACCTGCTGGGTGTGCTTGAGCTTTCCTACAACGAAAAGGAAACCCACTGGAAGCACGGCGGCATTGTGGGCGTGTTCGGTTACGGCGGCGGCGTTATCGGCCGGTACTGCGACCAGCCCCAGATGTTCCCCGGCGTGGCCCACTTCCACACCATGCGCGTGGCACAGCCTTCGGGCAAATACTACCACAGCAAGTTCCTGCGCGACCTGTGCGATATCTGGGATCTGCGCGGTTCCGGTCTGACCAACATGCACGGCTCCACCGGCGACATCGTGCTGCTGGGCACCCAGACCCCCCAGCTTGAGGAAGTGTTCCACGAGCTGACCCACAAAATGCACGTGGACCTCGGCGGCTCCGGCTCCAACCTGCGTACGCCCGAAGCCTGCCTTGGCATGTCCCGCTGCGAATACGCCTGTTACAACACGCAGGACATGTGCTACCAGCTCACCATTGATTATCAGGATGAGCTGCACCGTCCCGCCTTCCCCTACAAGTTCAAGTTCAAGTTCGACGGTTGCCCCAACGGCTGCGTGTGCGCCATGGCGCGTTCCGACTTCGCCGTGGTGGGCACCTGGAAGGACGACATCAAAATCGACCAGGAAGCCGTCAAGGCTTATGTGGCCGGCGAGTTCTCTCCCAATGCCGGCGCCCACGCCGGACGCGACTGGGGCAAGTTCGACATCCAGAAGGAAGTGGTCGACCTCTGCCCGAGCAAGTGCATGAAGTGGGACGGCTCCAAGCTCAGCATCAAGACCGCCGACTGCGTGCGCTGCATGCACTGCATCAACACCATGCCCCGCGCCCTGCACATCGGCGACGAACGCGGCGCCAGCATCCTGGTGGGCGCCAAGGCCCCGGTGGTGGACGGCGCGCAGATGGGTTCGCTGCTGGTGCCCTTCATCTCCTGTGAAGCCCCTTACGATGACGTCAAAGAAGTCATCGAAAAGATTTGGGACTGGTGGATGGAAGAAGGCAAAAACCGCGAACGCGTGGGCGAAACCATGAAGCGTCTCTCCTTCCAGAAGCTGCTGGAAGTGACCGACACCCCGGCCGCCGCCTACCATGTGAAAGAACCGCGCTCCAACCCGTATATCTTCTTCAAAGAAGAAGAAGTGCCCGGCGGCTGGAAACGCGACCTCGCCGCTTACCGCAAACGCCATCAACGCTAG
- a CDS encoding dissimilatory sulfite reductase D family protein yields the protein MADDKDVVIDFLKSKSAAKSKFYFKDFLELFPDKGPRDVKKVLTKLVNEEVLEFWSSGSTTMYGLKGAGKQSHAEGED from the coding sequence ATGGCTGACGACAAAGACGTTGTTATCGACTTTCTGAAAAGCAAATCCGCAGCCAAGTCCAAGTTCTATTTCAAGGACTTTCTGGAGCTCTTTCCGGACAAAGGCCCCCGCGACGTCAAAAAGGTGCTCACCAAGCTGGTGAACGAAGAGGTGCTGGAATTCTGGTCCTCCGGCTCCACCACCATGTACGGCCTCAAGGGCGCGGGCAAGCAGAGCCACGCTGAAGGCGAAGACTAG
- the dsrB gene encoding dissimilatory-type sulfite reductase subunit beta: MAFISSGYNPEKPMEGRITDIGPHKYDDYFPPVIKNNFGKWLYHEILEPGVLLHVAEGGAKCYTVRVGGTRTMSITHIRELCDIADKYCGGYLRWTTRNNIEFMVEDEAAMKALRDDLNSRKFDGGSFKFPVGGTGAGISNMVHTQGWVHCHTPATDASGPVKAVMDTVFEDFKSMRLPAPVRIALACCINMCGAVHCSDIGLVGIHRKPPMVDHEWADQLCEIPLAVAACPTAAVRPTKVEHDGKKVNSIAIKEDRCMYCGNCYTMCPALPISDGEGDGIAIMVGGKVSNRITMPKFSKVVVGYIPNEPPRWPTLTKTVKHIVEVYAANANKYERLGSWAERIGWETFFKLTGLEFTHHLIDDFRDPAYYTWRQSTQFKF, from the coding sequence ATGGCTTTTATTTCTTCCGGGTACAATCCCGAAAAACCGATGGAAGGCCGCATTACCGACATCGGCCCCCACAAGTACGACGACTATTTTCCGCCGGTCATCAAAAACAACTTCGGCAAGTGGCTCTATCATGAAATTCTTGAGCCCGGCGTGCTGCTGCACGTAGCCGAAGGCGGCGCCAAGTGCTACACCGTCCGCGTGGGCGGCACCCGCACCATGTCCATCACCCACATCCGTGAGCTGTGCGACATCGCCGACAAGTACTGTGGCGGCTACCTGCGCTGGACCACCCGTAACAACATCGAATTCATGGTGGAAGACGAAGCCGCCATGAAGGCCCTGCGCGACGACCTGAACAGCCGCAAGTTTGACGGCGGCTCCTTCAAGTTCCCCGTGGGCGGCACCGGCGCCGGCATCAGCAACATGGTCCACACCCAGGGCTGGGTGCACTGCCATACCCCGGCCACCGACGCCTCCGGCCCGGTCAAGGCCGTCATGGACACCGTGTTTGAAGACTTCAAGAGCATGCGCCTGCCCGCCCCTGTGCGCATCGCCCTGGCCTGCTGCATCAACATGTGCGGCGCGGTGCACTGCTCCGACATCGGCCTGGTGGGCATCCACCGCAAGCCCCCCATGGTGGACCATGAGTGGGCCGACCAGCTCTGCGAAATTCCGCTGGCCGTGGCCGCCTGCCCCACCGCCGCCGTGCGCCCCACCAAGGTGGAACACGACGGCAAGAAAGTGAACTCCATCGCCATCAAGGAAGACCGCTGCATGTACTGCGGCAACTGCTACACCATGTGCCCTGCCCTGCCCATTTCTGACGGCGAGGGCGACGGCATTGCCATCATGGTGGGCGGCAAGGTTTCCAACCGCATCACCATGCCCAAGTTCTCCAAGGTGGTCGTGGGCTACATCCCCAACGAACCGCCCCGCTGGCCTACCCTGACCAAGACCGTGAAGCACATTGTCGAGGTCTATGCGGCCAACGCCAATAAGTACGAACGCCTGGGCTCCTGGGCGGAACGCATCGGCTGGGAAACCTTCTTCAAGCTCACCGGCCTGGAGTTCACCCACCACCTCATTGACGACTTCCGTGACCCTGCCTACTACACCTGGCGGCAGAGCACGCAGTTCAAGTTCTAG